A region of the Chryseobacterium cucumeris genome:
AATAATCTTAAGGCAAACCGGACCGCAATCCATCTGTTCTATTTGGGAATAAAAGGGAAATTTGTTGAACACAATAATAAGTTAAATTGTTATGCCTAGTGTTTTTAGCTTTTTAGTAAATTCTTCATCATTTACTAATTGCTGGTTATTGGATATTTTATCTAAATAATTTTCTATTATAATTTTCACTAATTTTTGCGGAGAACTTTTGATATGAGAAAAATTCTCGTTCAGATAATCTAAAAAATCTTCATCTTCAATTTTGTCGATACAACGCATGGTTATCAGTAAATTTTCCTGATCGCCTGAAAATTCATTTTGCTTTAGCAGAGCATTAAAGATCTGCTGAAATATCAGTCTTGTTTTTTTCTCATCCTGCGAAGATTTAAGAATGGCGATATAAGAGTTGTTTATAATATGTTTTATCATCCCCTGCTTATCAATAAGGGGAAGATCTTCAGCCAGGTTTTTGCAGCTCTCGTTTTCATGTTGGTTAAACATGAAAAAAGCCAATATCTTCATGACTTCTGTCTTATACCGCTCTTCATTTTGAGTACGTGCAAAAATTCTGATTTTATTAAGTGATTGTTCTCCAATAATTATGGCAAAATAAGGAAACGTGTTACTCTGAACTAAAGCACTTTCAATAGCCCTGTCAATATTTTCCTCTGCCAGTACAAAATCATTTTCCACATAATTTTTATACGCAAGCAAAGCATAGTCTAAGCTTATCATCCCCTGATGAATAGGCTCAATGAAATAGGTATTCATACTTTGCATTTTTGAATAAAGGTAATTTCCTAAGGTGGTATTCCCTGTACGAAAAGCAGAAAGTGATTTTTCAGACAGGTTCATATAGTAAAACAACCCTGCCTGGATATCTTCCGGAATATCTTTTCTAAATTCTTCAATCAGATTTTCGAAAATATGTCTTGGTTTTTTCACCTCATATTCCCGGAATTCTACTGTTTTTATTTTGTCTAAAATTATTGTTTCCATACATCATCTATTAAGAAAGCACAGCTTGTTCATTAATATATCTCTGAAGAAGAATTCTGTCGTCAATATTAAATTTGAAGGAAGGACACGCCGGGATATTATCATACCAGTTTTTCGGACATGCTCCACCACACAGAGGAAGGAATTTACAGCTTTTGCACCATGAGTTATTGTCCGGTATTTCATTAAACCAGTTTCTCATGACAACATTTTTGCTGTCTACATCTTTATCTTTCACAATGTTTCCGGCATAAAACTCAGAGTTATCATATTTTGGAGTGTATGGAATTTCCCAACATGTGGAGACATTTCCAAAAGCGTCAAATACTTCTGAGGTCTGGCTTACTACCATACAAGGTTTAGTAACTCTTTCAGGAATAATCTGTGTTTTAAATTTTGCTTTTGATTGCAGAAGCTTCATATAAACTTCTATTTCAAGCTCAGCAAATTCTTCTTTTGACACGCCTTTAATAGTAGCTTTGTTATCACCCCAATCGTGGATAGGAGCAAGATAGAAACTTACATGCTGAAGGATTCCTTCTGCTTCCAGATAATCAATAAAATCTATCACATTGTAGCTGTTCTCTTTATCCACATTACATCTGATATTGAAACTTGCTTCTTTTTGATATAATTCGGAATTAACAATTTCTTTGATATTTTTAATGATAATATCAAAACTGTTAGAACCATTTTTCAGATATCTTCTCTTATCATGGAATTCCTGAGTTCCGTCAATTGTGATCTGATATTCTGTAACCCTGTAATTTTTTACCAGTTTTTCAAAAAGAGAATATTTAAGACTTAAAGCATTTGTAATAATTCTTGAAGAATATTTTAAATTTTTCTCTTCACAAAGGCTGATTAAACGGGTAGATAAATTAGAGATAGCCGAAAGACCTGTTAACGGCTCTCCTCCATACCATGTAATACTCAAATGCTCCAGGTCGTTTGACAAACTTTCCATTTTAGTAATGATTCTGTCATAGGTAAGATCTAAAACTTCTTTTGACATACTTTTGTTAGTATGCAGCTGGCCGCAATAGTGACATCCCAGCTGGCAGTTTCCTGAAGGCTGAATCACATAAGAAAGTGTTTTCAGATCCTGATGATCTACAGACATAATGTTGTCTGAAAGGATTTCTCTTAACTCATCTTCAAACTCAGGTACATAAAATTCATTTTTTATCAGGTTGATAAAAATTTCTTCGGGAATCTGAGTGGTTTCAAGATTACATATTTTTTCATATAACCCTTTTTTCACTTCAATGGAGGTTCCGGAACGGGTAGAAAAAAGAATGACATGATCATCTAAAATTTCTTCGTTTTCTATGGTATGGATATATCTTGATAATTTGTATTTCATAATTATTTTATTTTAATATTAAATAGAGTAGCACGAATGCTACTCTACTTTTTACTTTAGTTGTAACTCCAACATTCGTTACCACTGCAAGTTTGTGTACCTCCGAATCCCCAGCAGTCATTCTGACTTGTGCACGTTGCCGCTAGCTCTAAAGGTAACTTACCTCCTTTGATTGTCTTTACTGAACTTTCGCTCATTCCCTGTAGCTTGTTTTCAGTGATTTTTTTAGACAATTCAAACAATTTTTTGTTTTTCATCACAATAAATCTTAGGTTAATTTTTTCTCTTGTAAAGTTTTAATTCCACACAAGACCCTGCAGAACATAAATTTGTGGAATCAGAGTTCTATTAGTTATAACTCCAGCAGCTGTTACCACTGCAAGTAGCTGTACCTCCGAATCCCCAGCAGCTGTTCTGACTTGTACAGTCTGCTGCTAATTCCAAAGGAAGTCTACCTCCTTTGATTGTCTTTACTGAATTCTCGCTCATTCCCTGTAGCTTGTTTTCAGTAATTTTTTTAGACAATTCAAACAATTTTTTGTTTTTCATGACAATAAATTTTCATGGTTAATAATTCTCCTGAACAGTTTTAATTCCACACAGGACTATACAGAATACAAATTTCTTTATGAAAAGCTCCAGCAATTAGGATCTACGTGCAGATCCGGCCTGCACCAACTACAGGTACATTGGCTACAATGGTAAGCGAGTAAGCCACCGGTAATAAATACAAGGCCCTCTTTTTGCAGTTTTTTCATTTTGACATTTGTGATTTTCTGAGAAATCATTTTAAGCTTTTTGTTTTTCATAGAAGTAAGTTTTTTATGTTTATTACGAATCTTAACTCTATAAAAATTAATCAAGCCTATGTGGGCGAATTATTGGTCAAAATAAGCCCAACAACTGTTTGATGCACATGGGCTGGTTCCATAACCCCAACATGCATTTGCACCGAAACATGCACAGTCTGATATAATCTCTTTTTGTATTCCTCCCTTAATAACTTCAACTGATTCTCTTTTCATTCCTGGGATTTTGTTCTCAGTAATTTTTTTAGACAATTCAAACAGCTTTTTGTTTTTCATCACAATAAGTTTTCATGGTTAATAGTTTGCTGAAAAGTTCCGGCTTCAGAGAAGGTTCAGTAAAAATTTTTATGAAAAGCTCCAACAATCATTCGTCGAGCAGATAAACGGACCACAGTATGTATTACAATCAGGATGTCCATAGCAATCTCCAGTAATATTCTTTCCTGCGTAGATTGTTAAAACTTCTTGTTTTTCTAATTTTTTGATCTTACCGAGGGTTATCTTTTTGGATAACTCCACAAGTTTTTTGTTTTTCATGGTTATTAGTTTTATTCTTAGTGTATTAGTTTTGCAGTAAAAAAAACAGGATTACAGCCGGGGGTTTTCATTTTGAGTTCTCCCCTTGTCTATATCTCCGGTATTCACCTTTTTTACTTTGTTGTTTCCAAATGTTTTGGATATGCTGAGTGATATGGATCTTAAATTTGATTGCGAAAGAGTTTCAATATATCCGTCATTATTATATAGTGTATTGCGGGAGTTTGAAAGATTCAGCAGATCTTTTACAGAAAGCTTGAACTTAAAATCTTTATAACTCTTTGAAACCTCAAGCTGATTATTGATAAAATAACCGTTTTTCTTATTAACTAATGTATATGGAGAGGTGTAACCAAAGTTATAGCTTATGTTCCAGCCTTTATTCCAAAGATTATTTCCACTAATTGTAACGGAAGAGTTATTATACCAAGAACTAGGATGAACATCATAGATATCTGCATTATTGATATAATACATTCCTGTTGAAAGATTAAACATCCATTTGTTTTCAAACAATGGTTTATTATAGTTCAATCCCACATAAAGACGCTTTACATTACCTTCAAAGTTTTTGGGTCTTGTAATGGAAACATTATCTACAACCTCTGTATAAGGAAGAATAGGATTTTTTACAATTCCGAAATTACTTACAAACACCCAGGTTCTTTTTATGCTGTAGCTCGCATTAAATAAATACATCTTTGCCACATTAAGGTCAGGATTTCCGGTTTCCCACCAGGTTTCATTGTTTTTATAAATAAATGGGTTTAAATCATCTACATAAGGTCTCCATAATGCAGTTCTGTATCCTAGAGAAACTCTGTTGTTCTTATTGATCATATAAGAAAGGTTGATGCTGGGTACAATATTGTTGTAACTTCTGGAAAAGTTCTCACTAACCGTATTTTGTTTTGCGTTGATATTTGTGTTTTCATAACGCACCCCTAAGTTGACGTCCAGCACAGAAAAGATTTTTTTCTTAATATTAGTATATAACGCGTTTATATTTTCATGATACGTGAAATTATTAGAAAATAGGGTATTCAATGTACCGTCTGCGTTGTAATAAGCATAAGGGTTATCCGTAGAAAGCCAATTAAGTTTTCCTCCTGCTTCGAAACTAAGTTTTAATTTTTCGAAAGTCTTGGAATAATCTACTCTTACCGTATAATTGTCCTTCTTATAATCATTATATATTAAGTTTGAATATGGGCTGGTCAAATTGAAAAACTCTGTCGTATTATCTCTGTGATGGGTGTAATAATCAAAGTTGATATCCAATCGCTTGGATTTTTTATCATCATTAAAGCTGTAATAAACATTTCCTCCGAAAAGGTTCAGCTTATCATTTTGTGTATTTACCGTTCTGTTTTCAAAAATTCCTCCTGTAGTATCATAGTATATATTCCTGTTTTCAAGTGAAGATTCAGGTGTTTTGTGATAATATTCCAGAATACCTCCTATGCTGCTTCTTTCATTAAGCTCGTAATCAAAACCTGTATTTCCTCCAAAGTTGGTTTCTTTAATCAGCGTACTTCCTATAATCTGATTTCTGCTGAATTTTGAGCTATAGTTATCAATACTGTTTCTTTGCAGGTCATTATTATTTTCAAAAAACAACATGGTATTATTTGAAAATCTGTTTTTATGATAATTTAAGGCAATATTTGCCTGCTGGCTGTTTTTTCTGTTTTGCTTATCTGTAATGGTAAAACTTCCTTTCAGTCCATCTGTTTCCAGTTTCTTCAGCTTCAGATTAATAATCATTGCATCCTCCAGATCATATTTTGAGGAAGGATTGGTAACCAGCTCTATCTTTACCAGATTAGAAGCCGGCATAGCATTAAGATATTGTATTAAATCTTTGCCTTTAAGAACTGATTTTCTGTCATTGATGTAAACAGAGGCGTTCGTTCCCAGAAGAGTTATTTTATTATCATCTAATTTTAATAATGGTGTTTGAGAGAGAACTTCGGATATGTGATTTCCTACAACCAAATCGCTATTTTCAACATTAAAAACAAAACGGTCATCCTTTTGTTCAAAAAAAGGTTTTTTACCATTCACTTTTATTTCTGCAATTTGTTTTTCTATAACTGTTTTAATGGAATCTTTCTTCTCTTGAGAGAAACCCAACAAGGGAAGCACAACACTTACACATATTAATATTTTCCTCATTTACTTTCAATATTTCTGATGCAAACATCATGATTATACTCAAAGTCTACAAGATTAGTAATCCAAAATTGATCAATACCGGTATATCCTTTTCCAAAAATTTACAAATTCCCGACTCATAGAGATCAATATACAACTGATAAACAAATACTTATATTTCATTGATAAAAATTCGATGATAATTCATAAATTTGCAGTGTATTTAGAAATATGAAGAAGTTTCATTTAATTATTTTAACTGTTTTCCCTGTTTTTTTCTTTTCTCAAAGCATAAAGGGACTAAAAATTCCAGACTCGTTAAAGAATAAAAGTTATAAGTATATTAATGATGCTTACAATAAAGTATTCCAGGTTGACAACGATAAAGCTGAGCTTTTAGCCAATTACATTCTATTAAAAGGAAAGAAAGAAAATAATAGGGACATCCTGTTTGATGGATATTATAATATAGCACGGGTAAAAAATCTGAAGAATGAAAACGGGCATCCCTTTGCAGATTCACTCATCTCTGCCTCAAAAAACGTTAATAACTACGATTACCCGGCAAAATCTTATATATTAAAGGGTATTTTATTCAACAATGAAGGGAAATACAAAGAGGCTTTAGATGAATATACTATAGCTATTAATCACAACAAAGCTGAAAATAAAGAACAGTTTTTTTATATAAACAAGCTCATTGCTATCCTAAAAACAGCCACAGAAGAATATCAGGAAGCACTTCCTCTCTTTTTGAAATACTATAAGTATGAAAAAGATAAAATAAAAGACAACAATGTAGATGCTAAAAACTATATTGCTTCTATTTTTTCTTTAGCTAATATTTATACCAAATGTAAGGACTATAAAAAAGGTATTGAATTTGCAGATCTGGGGCTTACAGAATGTAAGAAATACAATAATTATTCTTATTACAGCTATCTGCTTATGATAAAAGGGATTAGCCTCTTTTATGTAAAAGATTATTCGCTGTCTTATAAAATCCTGCTGGAAGTACAAAAAGGATTGATAACAAATAAAGATTATAGTAATCTAGGAGTTTTATATTACTATCTGGGAAAAATAAAATATGCAACCCGCAGTGAAAACGAAGCTATAGAATTTTTTAAAAAGGCAGATTCAATTTCTTTTACTTTCAACAGTTTTGAACCTATAAAAAGAGAGGGATATGAAATTCTGATAGACTTTTATAAAAAGAAAGGCGATTTAAAAAAACAACTAAAATACATTGACAACCTGATGTATAGTGACAGTATAATAGCTGTGAACCGAAAAAATCTTTCAAAAGAAATTCTGAAAAAATATGACACCCCTTTGCTTATGAAAGAAAAGGTAAGTGTAATTGAAAGACTGAACCATCAGAATGCCTGGCTGATAGCGTGTTTGCTTATGATTACTTTAGCTTTCATATTTGTAATCAGGAAAAACAGGAAGAAAATAAAAGAATACGAAAAGCAGGCAAAAGTATTATCAGAAAAACCTTTGAGCACCCCTGTGCTGGAAAAAGAGCAAAAGAATGAAACTCCCATTACAAATGATCCTTCCATTATCATTGAAAGAAAGGAAAAAGCTACGAAAAGTGACCTTTCTTCTAATCCAAAATTTAAAATACTCATTGATAAAATAGAACAGTTTGAAAAGACTAATAGTTTTCTCAATAAAAATATTACTTTAGATTCTCTGTCAAAAGAATTTGATACAAACAGAGATTATCTCTCAAAGCTAGTCAATGAATTAAAGGGTAAAAACTTTTCCCAATATCTGAACGAGCTTAGGATCAACTATATTGTTGAAGAATTAAAATCTAACGAAAAAATAAGAAAGCATACCATTGCTGCTATTGCTGATGATATTGGCTACAACAATGCTGAGTCTTTCACGAATGCCTTCAAAAAAATAACAGGAACACTTCCTTCTTATTATATAAAAGCACTCAATTAAAACAAAATTATAAACTGCTAAAAATTAATATTTTACATGTAAATCTCACCGAAATTTATCAATTTCGGTATATATAAATTCTTTATTTACAGGAATAGAATTTCCTTTGTACTTCAATTTATTTAAAAATCTTAAAATTACTTCAGCAGTGAAAAAAATTAAAAAAACAGAAAAAAGATTATCCCTAAACAAAGTTCAAATGTCTAAAATAAAAGGAGGGATTAGCTCCGGAGGAGGTGATCAAATGCTTTTGAATGGTGGTAATGATACGGTCTTAGACAAAACATTAGATACTCTAGATGTGACAGTAAAAAATTAATGACAATTTTAACATTTTATCAGTAATTTTGAGAAAAATTACTGATTTTTTATTTTTATGAAGTACCTGTTAGCCCTATCTTTTTTCATTACATTCAATATTTCTTTTTCTCAGAAAATAAGTATTAAACATTTTAATGAATACAATATTGAAAAACTGCAGCCTTTAATTTCTTATTTAAATTCTGAAATACAAAAGAATTATAAAGAAAAAGACAAGGCGGTAAAGTATGATAATCTTTTCAGAGTAAGTATGGCAGCACAAAACTATGATACTGCTTTAAGTCAGCTAGATTCAGTACGCAGTGTTTACAGAAAAAGTAATCCCATTATTTCTTACGCCATGGGAACACAGTATGAAATTTACATAAATGCTCAAAAAAATAAAAATTCGCACAAAAATTTTCAGGAAAAATATAAAGAAGAATTTCTCAAAAAATATGAAAGTCTGGCTATAAAAACACAGATCATACTTCCCCGCTATTTCAATGGTGATACCGAGAAAACAAAAAAGGAAATTCTGGCTACTCTTAAAAATGATTTTGAGAACAAAGACAGCGTAGATCTGAAAAAAGCTTTACAACTATGCAGAAGTTATAACTCATATATAACAGGACCTACATTTGATATTGCTAAAAATTATTTAAAAGAACTCGACTCCAGGAACTTTGAGGTAAAAGACAGTTTATTAATCAATAATGAAATTAGTATAAGGGTTGTTTTAAATAAAAAAATAGCTAGTCCGGAATCTACCATCCTGGTCAATTCCATCTATCCTGATGCAGAAGATGCGAATGATCAAAAAGTACAGGCAAGCTATGGTTATCATTCTGTTTACATATATCCCAGAGGAAAATATACGAGTAACGCTGCCATAGAACCTTTTGAGCATGAGCAGGAAGATATTAATAAGGTCATTGACTGGATTACAAAACAGCCCTGGAGCAATGGCAAAGTAGGAATGATCGGAGGCAGTTATCTGGGATTCAGCCAATGGGCAGCAGCTAAAAATGTTCATCCGGCTCTAAAAACTATTATTCCACAGGCCTCTGTAGGAATTGGCGTAGTAGATTTCCCCATGAATAATAACATCTTTGCCTCCTATTCTCTTCGTTGGATTAACTATGTTACCAATAATAAAATGCTTGATGCGGGATTCAAAGATGAGGATCATTGGAATTCTGTTTTTAAAAAATGGTATGAAGGTGGTGAGGCATTTAACAAGTTGGATTCTATTGCCGGTAAAAAAAATATCATATTTCAGCGCTGGTTAAAGCATCCGGCATTTGACAGCTATTGGCAGAAAATGATTCCTTACAAAAAGGAATATTCTAATATCAACATCCCGGTTTTAACCATTACGGGATATTATGATTCTGATCAGCTGGGAGCGTTATACTATTTCAGAAATCACTATAAATACAACAAAAACGCTAATCATTATTTGATTATCGGGCCCTATGATCATTCGGGAGCTCAGGGTTATATCAAAAATAATCTAAAAGGATATACTATTGATTCTGAAGCCAATATGGATATCGCAAATATAACAATGGAATGGTTTGATTATATTCTGAAGGGTAAATTAAAACCAGCTTTCTTAAAAGATAAAATTAATTATCAGGTAATGGGAACCAATGAATGGAAAAGTACCTCCGGCATTGATGATTTTGATAAAAATAAATTAAAATTCTATATCACAAACCAACATCAGCTTTCTCTAGCAAAAGATAAAGATAAAGACTTCACACCACTTACGGTAGATTTAAAAGATCGTACCAATGCAGATGAGCTTTTTAAGCAAAAAGATAATGTGCTGGATAGTAAAATTTACAGTCCAGACGCCGTTGTATTTTCATCAGGGCCATTTGAAAAACCGGTGGAATTTACAGGAAATTTTGTGGGTAATCTGAAATTATCTGTTAATAAAAAGGATGTTGATGTATATATGAAACTTTATGAAAAGACCAAAGAAGATAAATATTTTCTGTTATCCACCTATTATGGAAGAGCAAGCTATGCTAAAAGCTCAGAGAAAAGAAAATTGCTGTGTGAGAACAAAGAAACAAGTATAACTGTTACCAACAATGAATTTGTAAGTAAAAAAATGGAAAAAGGAAGTAAACTGGTTTTAGTATTAGGAGCTATAAAAAATCCACTTATGCAGATAAATTATGGAACAGGAAAAGATGTAAGCGAAGAAACCATCAAGGATGCTGCAGTTCCTATGGAAATAAAATTTTACAATAACAGCTTTATAGAAATCCCTATTTCACTTAATTAATGCCACGTTTTCCATTTCAGTTTTTTGATACATTTGTTGTCAGATCACCTATTTTTTCATACAAAGAATTTCAGGATAATTTCTCTGGTGAAAACTTCGCCAAGGGATCTTTAGAAAAATATTGCAACCATACAATTTTTAGAGAAGCTATTTATTTAGCTTCTCTTTCCTTATATGATGAGATAGAGAAATTGATGGATCGTGAACATACAACGTCTAATTTGCCAAATGAAAAAACAAAGATTTCATTATTAAAATATTATAACCGCTCAAGTACCCGCTGTACCCCATTTGGTTTATTTTCAGGAGTAAGTACTGGAAAATTTGAAAAAGAGACTCTATTTCCGATATTCTCAGAGCCTACAAAAGTAAGAGATACAAAGCTGGATATGCATTTTTTAGTAGCGCTATCAGAGCAGCTTCTTTTAATTCCGTCCATTAAAAATAGTATCTCTTTTTTTCCTAACAACAGTATTCATAGGGTTGGAAATAAAATTCGCTTTGTAGAATATGAAAATACAGGAGGAAAAAGAGATTACATCATTTCTTCCGCTCCCATTTCCAAAGAGTTAGAACTTATACTACAGTTTTCAGAAACGGGTAAAACAATTGACCAGCTTGCCACCTCTCTTGTTCATGAAGATATATCCTTTGAAGAAGCCCGGGAATTTATTGATGAGCTTATCGGAAATCAGGTTTTAATAAGTGAAATTAATCCAACAGTTTCGGGAGGAGATTTTCTGGAACGATTAATTTATATGCTAAACAAAATTGGCAGGCATCAGGAAAAAGATATTTTGGTGGCTATTAAAAACAAGATCAGTGAACTTGATTTACATTTTGGAAATACGGCAGAAGCATATTCTGAAATTGAGGAACTCATCAAAAAGCTGAATGTACAATATGAAAAGAAATATCTTTTTCAGACAGATCTTTATTTTGAAGATGAAACAAATTTATCCTATCAATGGAAAAAAGAACTGAAGAAAGGAATCTCTTTTCTGAATAAAATTGCTATTCCTTACAAAGAATCTGCCTTAGAAAAATTCAAAAAAGCCTTTTATGAAAGATTTGATAATGAAGAAGTTCCATTATCTTATGCTTTAGATCCGGAAATAGGAATTGGCTATTTACAAGATATTCCGGCCAAAGGAGTTCATCCTTATATTGAAGATTTAATCCTGCCCTATTCTAATCAGAAACAAGAAATTCAGGTAAATCTTAATCCAGTACAAATTATTCTCAATCGTAAATTACAAAAAGCTTATTGGAATAAAGATCATGTAATACATTTAACTGATGATGATTTTAATGGTTTTGAGGAACAGTGGAATCAACTGCCAGATACATTGTCCGTTATGGCCGAAATCATTTCAGAAAATCAGCAGGAAAAATTATTTTTAAAATCTGCCGGTGGAAATGCCGGAAAATTATTGGGCAGATTCTGTTCAGAAAAATCATCTATAAAAGATTTGGTGAAAGCCATTGCTGAAAAAGAACAGGAACTTAATCCGGACAAAATTTTAGCAGAAATTGTACACTTACCCGAATCCAGAATTGGAAATGTGATCAGAAGACCTTCTATAAGAGAATATGAAATTCCTTATCTGGCGAGCTCTGCATTAGAAGAAGACAATCAAATTTTTGTGGAAGACTTATACCTGTCCATAAAGAATAACCAGTTATTCCTAAGGTCAAAGAAGCACAATAAAGAAATTATTCCTCATCTTACGAATGCCCATAATTATTTAAAGAACTCTTTACCTGTCTACCATTTTTTATGCGATTATAATAATCAGAATGTAAAACCTTACTTATCATTTAACTGGGGGGGATTATCCCAAATTTATGACTTCCTTCCAAGAGTTGAATATCAAAATATAATTCTGTCTAAAGCACAGTGGAAAATTGATCCTGAACAAATTCATTATTTTGATTCTATTCTTCAATCTGGTAAAAGAGATCTTCTGTTTCAAAATATTGAAGAGTGGAGAAAATTAAAACAAATTCCACAATGGATACAGTGGGTAAAAGGAGATAATACACTGACGGTCAATCTGAAAAATTACGATTTAATTCAAATGTTTTTATTATCCGTAAAAAATGAGAAACTAATTTTTATTGAGGAGTTCCTGTATAATGATCAGTCAGATTATATTCATCAATTCGTTTTCTCTCTTTATAAAGATCTATAAATAAGATGATAACCAGAAAATTTCATCCGGGAAGTGAATGGCTTTATTTCAAAGTTTACACCGGGATCAAAACTTCAGATACTATTTTACAGGAAGTTATAGAACCATTAGTTGAGCAATTACAAATTCAAAACCTTATTGATCAATGGTTTTTTATACGATATAACGATCCTAAACCCCACCTGAGAATAAGATTAAACCTTAAAAATATAACTGCCTGTAGTATGATCCTGGGAATGATCAATTCCTTATTTAAGGACTATCTTGAATCGGGAGAAGTCGCTTCTATCATTATGGATACCTACTCAAGAGAACTTGAACGTTACGGTGAAAACACGATAGAATACGCGGAAGACTTCTTTTTTAAAAGCAGTCAATTGATTTTAAACTTTCTGGAATACAGTGATGAAGAAAAGATCATTACTTCTTTATTTTATATAGATCAAATTTTATCAGCATTCAACCTACCTCCTGAAAAGAAAATAGAGTTTGCGAAGCGTTCTGAAAATGCTTTCAAATCAGAATTCAATGCAGATAAGAACTTAAATAATCAGTTAAAGAAAAAGTATAATGAGTTTTATCCTCATTACTTTGAATTTATTACCTCTGAGGAATATGAAGAAATCAGAAATTTAATAAAAAGTAATATCACTGAAATTGCATTAAAGCCTGAAGAACTTTCAAAATTGGAAAATGACAATGTATTAAAAATAAAACCAAAAGATTTCTTCAAAAGTATTTTTCATATGCATATTAACCGATTGTTTATTTCC
Encoded here:
- a CDS encoding radical SAM/SPASM domain-containing protein, which produces MKYKLSRYIHTIENEEILDDHVILFSTRSGTSIEVKKGLYEKICNLETTQIPEEIFINLIKNEFYVPEFEDELREILSDNIMSVDHQDLKTLSYVIQPSGNCQLGCHYCGQLHTNKSMSKEVLDLTYDRIITKMESLSNDLEHLSITWYGGEPLTGLSAISNLSTRLISLCEEKNLKYSSRIITNALSLKYSLFEKLVKNYRVTEYQITIDGTQEFHDKRRYLKNGSNSFDIIIKNIKEIVNSELYQKEASFNIRCNVDKENSYNVIDFIDYLEAEGILQHVSFYLAPIHDWGDNKATIKGVSKEEFAELEIEVYMKLLQSKAKFKTQIIPERVTKPCMVVSQTSEVFDAFGNVSTCWEIPYTPKYDNSEFYAGNIVKDKDVDSKNVVMRNWFNEIPDNNSWCKSCKFLPLCGGACPKNWYDNIPACPSFKFNIDDRILLQRYINEQAVLS
- a CDS encoding ecotin, with product MKNKKLFELSKKITENKIPGMKRESVEVIKGGIQKEIISDCACFGANACWGYGTSPCASNSCWAYFDQ
- a CDS encoding ecotin codes for the protein MKNKKLVELSKKITLGKIKKLEKQEVLTIYAGKNITGDCYGHPDCNTYCGPFICSTNDCWSFS
- a CDS encoding outer membrane beta-barrel family protein, translated to MRKILICVSVVLPLLGFSQEKKDSIKTVIEKQIAEIKVNGKKPFFEQKDDRFVFNVENSDLVVGNHISEVLSQTPLLKLDDNKITLLGTNASVYINDRKSVLKGKDLIQYLNAMPASNLVKIELVTNPSSKYDLEDAMIINLKLKKLETDGLKGSFTITDKQNRKNSQQANIALNYHKNRFSNNTMLFFENNNDLQRNSIDNYSSKFSRNQIIGSTLIKETNFGGNTGFDYELNERSSIGGILEYYHKTPESSLENRNIYYDTTGGIFENRTVNTQNDKLNLFGGNVYYSFNDDKKSKRLDINFDYYTHHRDNTTEFFNLTSPYSNLIYNDYKKDNYTVRVDYSKTFEKLKLSFEAGGKLNWLSTDNPYAYYNADGTLNTLFSNNFTYHENINALYTNIKKKIFSVLDVNLGVRYENTNINAKQNTVSENFSRSYNNIVPSINLSYMINKNNRVSLGYRTALWRPYVDDLNPFIYKNNETWWETGNPDLNVAKMYLFNASYSIKRTWVFVSNFGIVKNPILPYTEVVDNVSITRPKNFEGNVKRLYVGLNYNKPLFENKWMFNLSTGMYYINNADIYDVHPSSWYNNSSVTISGNNLWNKGWNISYNFGYTSPYTLVNKKNGYFINNQLEVSKSYKDFKFKLSVKDLLNLSNSRNTLYNNDGYIETLSQSNLRSISLSISKTFGNNKVKKVNTGDIDKGRTQNENPRL
- a CDS encoding helix-turn-helix domain-containing protein; protein product: MKKFHLIILTVFPVFFFSQSIKGLKIPDSLKNKSYKYINDAYNKVFQVDNDKAELLANYILLKGKKENNRDILFDGYYNIARVKNLKNENGHPFADSLISASKNVNNYDYPAKSYILKGILFNNEGKYKEALDEYTIAINHNKAENKEQFFYINKLIAILKTATEEYQEALPLFLKYYKYEKDKIKDNNVDAKNYIASIFSLANIYTKCKDYKKGIEFADLGLTECKKYNNYSYYSYLLMIKGISLFYVKDYSLSYKILLEVQKGLITNKDYSNLGVLYYYLGKIKYATRSENEAIEFFKKADSISFTFNSFEPIKREGYEILIDFYKKKGDLKKQLKYIDNLMYSDSIIAVNRKNLSKEILKKYDTPLLMKEKVSVIERLNHQNAWLIACLLMITLAFIFVIRKNRKKIKEYEKQAKVLSEKPLSTPVLEKEQKNETPITNDPSIIIERKEKATKSDLSSNPKFKILIDKIEQFEKTNSFLNKNITLDSLSKEFDTNRDYLSKLVNELKGKNFSQYLNELRINYIVEELKSNEKIRKHTIAAIADDIGYNNAESFTNAFKKITGTLPSYYIKALN